The genomic DNA AGCGATAGGGCAAGTCATTCATCTTGTGGCAACAATTTTCCGCGGCTTCCGTTTGGACTCCTTGGGAACCGAATTTGAATTCACCAAAGAGCATAATCGAACCCCTCAAACTGGTTTGAATTATGCTATCAATGCGTGAATATTCATCTTTAAAGCAATCCAATGCAATTGTTTGAGGATAGTTGTAACCAATTACTACCAGTTCCTATATTGTACGGAGTAAGTGGACTTGTCGCAGTCGAATTTGATTCATTTCACCAGTTCCACCACCTGGTTTTGGCTATCTTGACAACGCCATACTGCCGTATTCAATATTACTATTCATGTgtcgaatatatttttattatttgataacaATGTCTGATGTTATTTTAGTCTGATATGAGATATGATACAGTCTTTTATTGTATTCACTGTTATGACAATTCGACACATCTTCCGCGCTATTGTAGGTGAATATCGTTTCCCGCAGACCTTATCGCGATTGATCACAGAAGCCCGGTGCGAAATTAACTGATACTGTGATAACATGCTGAGGAAGTATATTTAGCCTGATAAGATCACCAGACAGATTACTTAAAACAGAGATAAGGACTTCAGGATATTTTCGAGAAAAAAGTATCCTACGCCTTTAAATGGAGTAAACAACGCCGTAGCTGTACGATTGCCACTCATAATTATCAATCAGCCTTTGTTTGGAGACTTGAGGGGGCAATCAGGAGACTTATGTTTACATGACAGACGATACGTTTTGGCGTCTCAGGCTTTTGTTGATTTCTGTCGTTGTTAAGCTTTACAGTTATGGATTTCCGCATTGTCGGATTTTAAAACAAGTTGCTCTGTTCGCTTCACACTTGTGATATGCTGTGACTGTTGTTTGCGGTTAGTGACATGGATGTGAATTTGgtttaaatgtttttattgaGTAAATGTTTGCATGACAGCGCGATCACACAGAAATGACGTTCAGGTTCGAGCAGTGTTGTTACAGGATATTATACCAAGTAATATATAGTTGAGAGATCTGTATACGCACTGTTAGGCTGAACGTTTGAAAAACTAGTTATACGTAGGTAGACCCTACACTCGGTGAGCAACCTCTTGGGGCCTAAATTTCGATTGTCATCGCGtacatatttaaatattagaaaattgATGTTCatcaattaattaaatattcatgAACGTAGCCGTGATTATATGGAAACCTAAGTCTTCAACACAGCTAACGTTGCGTATCTTCCTATTTCAATGTTCAGGGCAtcctttttatttaaattgtgcACAAAGTTATTGATAAACTAAACATGCAGtctgataaaatatttgttcacAATCGCATCGGATTACTCAGTGCGATGAATTTTATTCAGTCGCCTAACTCTACTCGTTCTGGTGATAGTACTACGACTACTGCGAGTACTATTGCGGTTTCGCCGCGTTTACCTTCGCCTATTTCGGACTTGGAAGAAGACAACGGATATAAGTCTTGGGAAAACGCAGGAAGAAGTGGATCCACAGAAAGTGAAAGCGATTTGCCACCAATTTCATCTGGAAGGTCGTCTGCGAGTGATGTATTTATGCCACCACCTACAAGTTCGGCTGTTTTGCGACGCAGAGTTGAAAAGAATTTTGCAGCCACTCCGGTATCAAAACCAAGAGCTGGAAGTGGAAACCCTTGGGTTACAAGCACTCCATGCACGGACAGTGCGGCCGCAAGAAACATGCAAAACAGAGGgcaaaaattacaaattccaaACGAGAAAAAATCAGTAAATTCGTCGCTAAATTGGGACTCGGTAGATGAAGGACGTTCGTCGCAACAGTTAACACAAGAAGATTGCTGTGATCACGAACTGTGTGAATGTCAGCCTCAGTTAAAATTCAGTTTTGCCATTAACTGCGATGAAGGCAGTAGCGTGGTTCATAGTACATTTTCAGACGTTGAAAGTCTGTCAGAAGAAGATTTAAAATTTGAGGAAGACGAGAAAGGTAGCTTAAGTCTAATATTTGGTAGTCAATTTATTACCGTGAATagcctttttttttatcacgaccaaataaaaaataaaattccatgGTATGTAGCGTAcgataaatacgaaaatagccAAGTAATTGACCATTATTAATCTCTTAAAATTTACTTTACCTGCTTTTTCTTTCAGTACTCAGCGGGGATCGGTTGAGCCAAATGACACGAACATACCATGATATTGAAGCAGTAACACATTTATTGGAAGAGAAGGAAAAAGATTTGGAACTAGCAGCTCGTATTGGACAAACTCTTTTGCAAAAGAATAGGGATATTGTACATCGCAATGAACAGCTTGAAGAGCAATTAGCTGGAGCTTTGGAAGAGGTTTGTTGTCTCAAACTGcattattttcaaacttttaggCGTACTCACATGAATGACTTTCAacctttgtttgtttgtttcaaaTGTTACTTTCCAGGTCTCACAGTTGCGCCATGAAATTAGTCTCAAAGAAGACTTGCTTCACACCTATGCTGACGATGAGACAGATTCAAGTGGCGCTCCTTCCCCTGTCAAAGGTTTGTAATTTATACAgtaatttgaaatttgtcaTGTCCGGAAATTGTTTACCTTCATGAACTTTAACCTTTTATAATCTTTATCAGAACTCAAGAACTTTGGCCGAACAGGAATGTATAATCATATTGAAAGCCTTCACAACAAGATTCGTAAATTAGAATCTGAAAATGGCGTACTCAAAGTTGAGAAAGTGCAAGCTCAGAGTGAAAACGAAGCATTAGAATCAGAAGAACAACAACTGGTTTCTGATGCAGTGAAAGAACTAAATGCTTTGAGAGAGGAACTAAGTAAGTAGAGATCGCTACAATGTATTTGTCACTCCATTTGATTTTGAATTGATCATTTAATCaacatgatttttatttttgtgttacTTCTGCCAAGGGTTGAACCGCCGCAATTATGGATCCAATACTCATAATATCATAATCCTAATAGTTATTTTAATAGTTATGTATTTTCGGTACAATTAATTGTAAATTCTTGGTCATTGTTTGTTGTGCTTCCGTCAAGAAGCATGTTTCATTAGATAATAACTGTACTGTAGATACATTGTGATCGTGTATTTATTTCCTACATTCTGTCCTCTTACTTTTATACGCTTGTCATCATTTCTAATAATTCGTATCTTTATAATGTTTTATCGTAGGAGAGGCAAGAGATAGTAACAAACTTCTCCAAGAAGAATTGTTGCTAAGAAATGAAGAGTCTGTTCGCCAACAAGAGGAAATCACTAGGTTATTAACACAAATTGTTGACATGCAAAGGAAACAGAAACAACTTGCTcttgaaaatgaagaattaCAACAACATCTCACTGCTGCTAACAACACGCAATATGAACTTACAAGAGAGGTGATTACTTGATACTTTTTGTAGTGAATATACTAGTTTCTCAGTACCTAATGTGATCAGTTTTAAATATGCATACCCTCTTATTTCCAGATTCAAGCCCTAGAAGACAGATATCAGGAAGTTACAAATATGCTTGACGAGACTAGAGAAGAAGCTAGAATACTCAGAGACAATCCTGAACACTATGGAAGAACTGTGCCTTTTAGTGACTCTCTTGCTGCTGAGTTAGAATGCAGTGGAGGGATGTCTGCCGAAATGAATTTCCAAGATTTTCCTCAACCTAATAGTTTCTATAATCCTTTGTCTGGTTCCATTGAATGGTCGTCTCCTCCTTCAAGTGTGGTTGATGAAGATaatgatattgaaaatatttctcctGACACACGTGAGACTTTAAAATTGTCAAGATATACGAGATCTGAACCAAGAATTAGAAGTAGGAGAGATGAAACGTTTAGTCAAAGAGTTCTAAATACAGCAAGATTCGTCAACAACGTGAAAAACTtttcgatgaattcaaaattccAGGTACGACTAATACTTCTTTTTACTAATGTTTActaataaacataatcatttgattaaaatttgtatttatttatttttcagtatacAACTCCTAGAAAGCAAGATCGCCCTATTCCAACGCCTCTTCCAATTCCTGGTTCAAATAGGCTCCCATGCTTTATTCATCAAGCTTCCCCAGAAAGTGGGCAATCATCTGGGTAGGTCttattgtataattttttatcattattattattaggtaAAATATTACAAGTTGGCTAATATGCATGTGGGTATGTTTGTTTGGTCATGAAAACTATGTTTGTAGCTGTTGTCACTTAACGCAATTATTAGGCAAttacaatataatattcaattatgCAAATTCGTAATTTGAGTAAAAGCAATGGAAAATAAATGGCTCCATTTAAACTGTTGTTGGATATTCACTTCAACGTACCTTTTCAAAATGTTAATTCATATGTAGCAAATTTGATTAATTAAGTCAAATCATATctctaattttttaaatcaattgtaATGCTTCCAGCTTGAGGTTGTGTTTTTTGCTATAGATTGTCCCATGTTGGACTGCAGTTAATACGTAAATATTATTGAATGTAATTTGCATGTTATTCTCTCTTTTTATCCCCTTCCTGCTTGTTTCCCTTTCTTGAACCCCAGCAGCCGATGCATGTCAAGTACTCCTCATGACAAACACCGTCTTGCTAATCATTCGTCCATTTATTACAATTACACCCAAAGTATACATGGTTGCGTTACCCCACTAAAAAATGCATCCTCTACCACCCCATCTTCTGTTTcaaacacaaaatcatcctcaCTTCGCTTACAACTcgcaaataaaaaattattagccCAACAAAGTACAACTTTGCACAATgctcaaaaaatttcaaccttGTCTGAAACCACCAAATCCTCCCTTTCCCGTCACAACCGCTCCCTTTCTGCTTTGCCGAATAAGGCCGAGGAGATTTGCAAAAAGAGAGCTGAGAGATCGTGGCATGGAGAGTCTTTGGAGAGCTTGGCAGAGGAGAGTAGCCCAAAGCTGGGGTGAGACTTCAGTAATCAGAAAGTTTGCAATTCTGATTTGAATTGTGTCATTCTGTGATTATGTTTTCTTgactatattttcatttctgaATTTTCAAACTGGCTTGCCACGGTTTCTACGTACAATACATGTTGTCAGTGATGTCAGTAACTGCATTAATTTGCTTAAATGTGATCGAGCATGCATTTGTGTGTGATCATTTGTTAATTCAATTCCATACACCATAGCAGATTTCTAaacaaaatgaagaaattgCTTTCAATTTATGTTGATTCATATCTATTTGATCATCAGATATTTCATTTCGTGATATATTGCCTATGTATTATTCGATACTGGCGATCTTTTAATAACATATCTCCATTTTGTCAGGTTGACAACCCCCAGTCTTGGACGTCCAGGTATTCCAGGAACAGAAGATTTGGAAAGAGCTATCAGGAAATTAGCTTTGAGAAGAGAGAATGCAAGGTATATGGAACTTGACAGAAGGCTTGCAATGGTAAGTTAAACAACATCAagtgtaataattttttaggaATTGGTTTCAAGTTGATAAAGTGCTTTCAAACAATGCAGAGGTTCCCATTTTCACAGtttgaaaacatttattttcTGCAATATAAACCACTATGTAAATGGGAAGAAAAATTTACGATATTAACATTTGTACgaataaatgttttataaaaaatgtgCTTTAATCAATGTGATAAATGAACTTGCTTTTGTGCACATATTTGATCATAATCCAGTTGAATGAATGTTCAATATATCCAGCTATGCTTCTCAGTTAATTTCAACTAATTTGAGCATTGTATGTTAAGTTTTGAACACGGGCAGGGTAAGAATAAAAAGTAATTCTTCTAGAAATGACCAATATTTCGGACATATTGGGGACCACTACACTAATGGCCTTATTTTTTATCAAAGCAAATTTTCTCGGACATTCTCAAATGTTATTCtatcaattcaattgtttcTCTTTTCAGAACGATGAATCCTTCACTGATCTTTGCGGAAGTGGAAACAACACACCCTGGTCATCAATGCCATCTGGTGGACAAACTCCTCCACCATCT from Styela clava chromosome 12, kaStyClav1.hap1.2, whole genome shotgun sequence includes the following:
- the LOC120330337 gene encoding uncharacterized protein LOC120330337 isoform X2, encoding MQSDKIFVHNRIGLLSAMNFIQSPNSTRSGDSTTTTASTIAVSPRLPSPISDLEEDNGYKSWENAGRSGSTESESDLPPISSGRSSASDVFMPPPTSSAVLRRRVEKNFAATPVSKPRAGSGNPWVTSTPCTDSAAARNMQNRGQKLQIPNEKKSVNSSLNWDSVDEGRSSQQLTQEDCCDHELCECQPQLKFSFAINCDEGSSVVHSTFSDVESLSEEDLKFEEDEKVLSGDRLSQMTRTYHDIEAVTHLLEEKEKDLELAARIGQTLLQKNRDIVHRNEQLEEQLAGALEEVSQLRHEISLKEDLLHTYADDETDSSGAPSPVKELKNFGRTGMYNHIESLHNKIRKLESENGVLKVEKVQAQSENEALESEEQQLVSDAVKELNALREELREARDSNKLLQEELLLRNEESVRQQEEITRLLTQIVDMQRKQKQLALENEELQQHLTAANNTQYELTREIQALEDRYQEVTNMLDETREEARILRDNPEHYGRTVPFSDSLAAELECSGGMSAEMNFQDFPQPNSFYNPLSGSIEWSSPPSSVVDEDNDIENISPDTRETLKLSRYTRSEPRIRSRRDETFSQRVLNTARFVNNVKNFSMNSKFQYTTPRKQDRPIPTPLPIPGSNRLPCFIHQASPESGQSSGRCMSSTPHDKHRLANHSSIYYNYTQSIHGCVTPLKNASSTTPSSVSNTKSSSLRLQLANKKLLAQQSTTLHNAQKISTLSETTKSSLSRHNRSLSALPNKAEEICKKRAERSWHGESLESLAEESSPKLGLTTPSLGRPGIPGTEDLERAIRKLALRRENARYMELDRRLAMNDESFTDLCGSGNNTPWSSMPSGGQTPPPSCPSSPKGSRKKYRYGPGSSLAPKLRIVKPLEGSVTLNHWKFLAERDRLLTLQPRSDIPSGIITRERVAEALSRSRDGNSSNSSTTESKTSSNETPLKSSIIKMAFSGKSSGSPLCMTTAFPMPISSSPTQKESERSTNDDVKAQQASTVPINKAPEISPIRPGKQFPLTLTQYTYINSRVMNPTHESTTTPLCSTSTQQSVSSSVSSRSYLSSIHPFLSGQTKKQDVNKQPNKFIVDNTRTCSMQLGLAHLFKEHSVNGLPPPEIAPATSSIVTSELEKDGEVESPPLLSNGEKSAFTLTSNAETRSSAGHVVWNRSLQRTFLLPSSLPTRNILFNLNRRSDSRKPETPPNSPLTNVPSSSSFLLNEIISETTSPTPEEPQKEEKLFSSNLLSKLAQIGWMGLQGFAGMKTSTPTSTAKTSHTNACTTISSTKSSSPRNSISKCATAPGSLLAKDSTTPTSTKNSSRLSLNIKTPSTDQGLQMSPAVTDWAELHGSSGALNLPKGLNDPETDISDGYLDEVSDPPTPKSDDKHSLPQTSDAKNLSTGTDNRPGLEFFSESNRSTRPKVTKLSGTKTKRRTAKNSSKL
- the LOC120330337 gene encoding uncharacterized protein LOC120330337 isoform X1 gives rise to the protein MQSDKIFVHNRIGLLSAMNFIQSPNSTRSGDSTTTTASTIAVSPRLPSPISDLEEDNGYKSWENAGRSGSTESESDLPPISSGRSSASDVFMPPPTSSAVLRRRVEKNFAATPVSKPRAGSGNPWVTSTPCTDSAAARNMQNRGQKLQIPNEKKSVNSSLNWDSVDEGRSSQQLTQEDCCDHELCECQPQLKFSFAINCDEGSSVVHSTFSDVESLSEEDLKFEEDEKVLSGDRLSQMTRTYHDIEAVTHLLEEKEKDLELAARIGQTLLQKNRDIVHRNEQLEEQLAGALEEVSQLRHEISLKEDLLHTYADDETDSSGAPSPVKELKNFGRTGMYNHIESLHNKIRKLESENGVLKVEKVQAQSENEALESEEQQLVSDAVKELNALREELREARDSNKLLQEELLLRNEESVRQQEEITRLLTQIVDMQRKQKQLALENEELQQHLTAANNTQYELTREIQALEDRYQEVTNMLDETREEARILRDNPEHYGRTVPFSDSLAAELECSGGMSAEMNFQDFPQPNSFYNPLSGSIEWSSPPSSVVDEDNDIENISPDTRETLKLSRYTRSEPRIRSRRDETFSQRVLNTARFVNNVKNFSMNSKFQYTTPRKQDRPIPTPLPIPGSNRLPCFIHQASPESGQSSGSRCMSSTPHDKHRLANHSSIYYNYTQSIHGCVTPLKNASSTTPSSVSNTKSSSLRLQLANKKLLAQQSTTLHNAQKISTLSETTKSSLSRHNRSLSALPNKAEEICKKRAERSWHGESLESLAEESSPKLGLTTPSLGRPGIPGTEDLERAIRKLALRRENARYMELDRRLAMNDESFTDLCGSGNNTPWSSMPSGGQTPPPSCPSSPKGSRKKYRYGPGSSLAPKLRIVKPLEGSVTLNHWKFLAERDRLLTLQPRSDIPSGIITRERVAEALSRSRDGNSSNSSTTESKTSSNETPLKSSIIKMAFSGKSSGSPLCMTTAFPMPISSSPTQKESERSTNDDVKAQQASTVPINKAPEISPIRPGKQFPLTLTQYTYINSRVMNPTHESTTTPLCSTSTQQSVSSSVSSRSYLSSIHPFLSGQTKKQDVNKQPNKFIVDNTRTCSMQLGLAHLFKEHSVNGLPPPEIAPATSSIVTSELEKDGEVESPPLLSNGEKSAFTLTSNAETRSSAGHVVWNRSLQRTFLLPSSLPTRNILFNLNRRSDSRKPETPPNSPLTNVPSSSSFLLNEIISETTSPTPEEPQKEEKLFSSNLLSKLAQIGWMGLQGFAGMKTSTPTSTAKTSHTNACTTISSTKSSSPRNSISKCATAPGSLLAKDSTTPTSTKNSSRLSLNIKTPSTDQGLQMSPAVTDWAELHGSSGALNLPKGLNDPETDISDGYLDEVSDPPTPKSDDKHSLPQTSDAKNLSTGTDNRPGLEFFSESNRSTRPKVTKLSGTKTKRRTAKNSSKL
- the LOC120330337 gene encoding uncharacterized protein LOC120330337 isoform X3; translation: MQSDKIFVHNRIGLLSAMNFIQSPNSTRSGDSTTTTASTIAVSPRLPSPISDLEEDNGYKSWENAGRSGSTESESDLPPISSGRSSASDVFMPPPTSSAVLRRRVEKNFAATPVSKPRAGSGNPWVTSTPCTDSAAARNMQNRGQKLQIPNEKKSVNSSLNWDSVDEGRSSQQLTQEDCCDHELCECQPQLKFSFAINCDEGSSVVHSTFSDVESLSEEDLKFEEDEKVLSGDRLSQMTRTYHDIEAVTHLLEEKEKDLELAARIGQTLLQKNRDIVHRNEQLEEQLAGALEEVSQLRHEISLKEDLLHTYADDETDSSGAPSPVKELKNFGRTGMYNHIESLHNKIRKLESENGVLKVEKVQAQSENEALESEEQQLVSDAVKELNALREELREARDSNKLLQEELLLRNEESVRQQEEITRLLTQIVDMQRKQKQLALENEELQQHLTAANNTQYELTREIQALEDRYQEVTNMLDETREEARILRDNPEHYGRTVPFSDSLAAELECSGGMSAEMNFQDFPQPNSFYNPLSGSIEWSSPPSSVVDEDNDIENISPDTRETLKLSRYTRSEPRIRSRRDETFSQRVLNTARFVNNVKNFSMNSKFQYTTPRKQDRPIPTPLPIPGSNRLPCFIHQASPESGQSSGSRCMSSTPHDKHRLANHSSIYYNYTQSIHGCVTPLKNASSTTPSSVSNTKSSSLRLQLANKKLLAQQSTTLHNAQKISTLSETTKSSLSRHNRSLSALPNKAEEICKKRAERSWHGESLESLAEESSPKLGLTTPSLGRPGIPGTEDLERAIRKLALRRENARYMELDRRLAMNDESFTDLCGSGNNTPWSSMPSGGQTPPPSCPSSPKGSRKKYRYGPGSSLAPKLRIVKPLEGSVTLNHWKFLAERDRLLTLQPRSDIPSGIITRERVAEALSRSRDGNSSNSSTTESKTSSNETPLKSSIIKMAFSGKSSGSPLCMTTAFPMPISSSPTQKESERSTNDDVKAQQASTVPINKAPEISPIRPGKQFPLTLTQYTYINSRVMNPTHESTTTPLCSTSTQQSVSSSVSSRSYLSSIHPFLSGQTKKQDVNKQPNKFIVDNTRTCSMQLGLAHLFKEHSVNGLPPPEIAPATSSIVTSELEKDGEVESPPLLSNGEKSAFTLTSNAETRSSAGHVVWNRSLQRTFLLPSSLPTRNILFNLNRRSDSRKPETPPNSPLTNVPSSSSFLLNEIISETTSPTPEEPQEEKLFSSNLLSKLAQIGWMGLQGFAGMKTSTPTSTAKTSHTNACTTISSTKSSSPRNSISKCATAPGSLLAKDSTTPTSTKNSSRLSLNIKTPSTDQGLQMSPAVTDWAELHGSSGALNLPKGLNDPETDISDGYLDEVSDPPTPKSDDKHSLPQTSDAKNLSTGTDNRPGLEFFSESNRSTRPKVTKLSGTKTKRRTAKNSSKL
- the LOC120330337 gene encoding uncharacterized protein LOC120330337 isoform X4, encoding MQSDKIFVHNRIGLLSAMNFIQSPNSTRSGDSTTTTASTIAVSPRLPSPISDLEEDNGYKSWENAGRSGSTESESDLPPISSGRSSASDVFMPPPTSSAVLRRRVEKNFAATPVSKPRAGSGNPWVTSTPCTDSAAARNMQNRGQKLQIPNEKKSVNSSLNWDSVDEGRSSQQLTQEDCCDHELCECQPQLKFSFAINCDEGSSVVHSTFSDVESLSEEDLKFEEDEKVLSGDRLSQMTRTYHDIEAVTHLLEEKEKDLELAARIGQTLLQKNRDIVHRNEQLEEQLAGALEEVSQLRHEISLKEDLLHTYADDETDSSGAPSPVKELKNFGRTGMYNHIESLHNKIRKLESENGVLKVEKVQAQSENEALESEEQQLVSDAVKELNALREELREARDSNKLLQEELLLRNEESVRQQEEITRLLTQIVDMQRKQKQLALENEELQQHLTAANNTQYELTREIQALEDRYQEVTNMLDETREEARILRDNPEHYGRTVPFSDSLAAELECSGGMSAEMNFQDFPQPNSFYNPLSGSIEWSSPPSSVVDEDNDIENISPDTRETLKLSRYTRSEPRIRSRRDETFSQRVLNTARFVNNVKNFSMNSKFQYTTPRKQDRPIPTPLPIPGSNRLPCFIHQASPESGQSSGLTTPSLGRPGIPGTEDLERAIRKLALRRENARYMELDRRLAMNDESFTDLCGSGNNTPWSSMPSGGQTPPPSCPSSPKGSRKKYRYGPGSSLAPKLRIVKPLEGSVTLNHWKFLAERDRLLTLQPRSDIPSGIITRERVAEALSRSRDGNSSNSSTTESKTSSNETPLKSSIIKMAFSGKSSGSPLCMTTAFPMPISSSPTQKESERSTNDDVKAQQASTVPINKAPEISPIRPGKQFPLTLTQYTYINSRVMNPTHESTTTPLCSTSTQQSVSSSVSSRSYLSSIHPFLSGQTKKQDVNKQPNKFIVDNTRTCSMQLGLAHLFKEHSVNGLPPPEIAPATSSIVTSELEKDGEVESPPLLSNGEKSAFTLTSNAETRSSAGHVVWNRSLQRTFLLPSSLPTRNILFNLNRRSDSRKPETPPNSPLTNVPSSSSFLLNEIISETTSPTPEEPQKEEKLFSSNLLSKLAQIGWMGLQGFAGMKTSTPTSTAKTSHTNACTTISSTKSSSPRNSISKCATAPGSLLAKDSTTPTSTKNSSRLSLNIKTPSTDQGLQMSPAVTDWAELHGSSGALNLPKGLNDPETDISDGYLDEVSDPPTPKSDDKHSLPQTSDAKNLSTGTDNRPGLEFFSESNRSTRPKVTKLSGTKTKRRTAKNSSKL
- the LOC120330337 gene encoding uncharacterized protein LOC120330337 isoform X7; its protein translation is MWNTKYAFSEYERTNTTTIFEYDDVSLILDVLSGDRLSQMTRTYHDIEAVTHLLEEKEKDLELAARIGQTLLQKNRDIVHRNEQLEEQLAGALEEVSQLRHEISLKEDLLHTYADDETDSSGAPSPVKELKNFGRTGMYNHIESLHNKIRKLESENGVLKVEKVQAQSENEALESEEQQLVSDAVKELNALREELREARDSNKLLQEELLLRNEESVRQQEEITRLLTQIVDMQRKQKQLALENEELQQHLTAANNTQYELTREIQALEDRYQEVTNMLDETREEARILRDNPEHYGRTVPFSDSLAAELECSGGMSAEMNFQDFPQPNSFYNPLSGSIEWSSPPSSVVDEDNDIENISPDTRETLKLSRYTRSEPRIRSRRDETFSQRVLNTARFVNNVKNFSMNSKFQYTTPRKQDRPIPTPLPIPGSNRLPCFIHQASPESGQSSGSRCMSSTPHDKHRLANHSSIYYNYTQSIHGCVTPLKNASSTTPSSVSNTKSSSLRLQLANKKLLAQQSTTLHNAQKISTLSETTKSSLSRHNRSLSALPNKAEEICKKRAERSWHGESLESLAEESSPKLGLTTPSLGRPGIPGTEDLERAIRKLALRRENARYMELDRRLAMNDESFTDLCGSGNNTPWSSMPSGGQTPPPSCPSSPKGSRKKYRYGPGSSLAPKLRIVKPLEGSVTLNHWKFLAERDRLLTLQPRSDIPSGIITRERVAEALSRSRDGNSSNSSTTESKTSSNETPLKSSIIKMAFSGKSSGSPLCMTTAFPMPISSSPTQKESERSTNDDVKAQQASTVPINKAPEISPIRPGKQFPLTLTQYTYINSRVMNPTHESTTTPLCSTSTQQSVSSSVSSRSYLSSIHPFLSGQTKKQDVNKQPNKFIVDNTRTCSMQLGLAHLFKEHSVNGLPPPEIAPATSSIVTSELEKDGEVESPPLLSNGEKSAFTLTSNAETRSSAGHVVWNRSLQRTFLLPSSLPTRNILFNLNRRSDSRKPETPPNSPLTNVPSSSSFLLNEIISETTSPTPEEPQKEEKLFSSNLLSKLAQIGWMGLQGFAGMKTSTPTSTAKTSHTNACTTISSTKSSSPRNSISKCATAPGSLLAKDSTTPTSTKNSSRLSLNIKTPSTDQGLQMSPAVTDWAELHGSSGALNLPKGLNDPETDISDGYLDEVSDPPTPKSDDKHSLPQTSDAKNLSTGTDNRPGLEFFSESNRSTRPKVTKLSGTKTKRRTAKNSSKL